Proteins encoded in a region of the Bacillus sp. T3 genome:
- the adhE gene encoding bifunctional acetaldehyde-CoA/alcohol dehydrogenase, whose product MAVKEKTVKNVQTIEEINTVEEVISKLVENGNQALKEFMEFDQAHIDHIVEQMAVAGLDQHMPLAKLAVEETGRGVYEDKIIKNIFATEYIFNNIKENKTVGYIHENEHAGTYSIAEPIGVIAGVTPITNPTSTTMFKAIISIKTRNPIIFAFHPSAQKCSSEAARVLRDAAIAAGAPQNCIQWIEKPSLEATKLLMNHPNISLILATGGSGMVKSAYSSGKPALGVGPGNVPCYIEKSANIKRAVNDLILSKTFDNGMICASEQAVIIDKEIYADVKKEMLANDCYFLNEEEKKKVEALVINENTCAVNAEIVGMPAAKIARLAGVFVPESTKILVAELKGVGPKYPLSREKLSPVLACYKVNSLDEGMTRAEEMLTFGGLGHSAVLHSNDDAVMKEFGTRMKAGRIILNAPSSQGAIGDIYNAFIPSLTLGCGSYGGNSVCANVGTVHLVNTKTMAKRNVNMQWFKIPPKMFFYKHSTQYLAKMEGISRALIVTDPGMVKLGYVERIQYYLRQRPDFVHVDVFSDVEPDPSLDTVVKGVEKMINFQPDVIIALGGGSAMDAAKGMRLFYEYPDTDFFGLKQKFLDIRKRIVKFPHSGIKTKFVAIPTTSGTGSEVTAFSVITDKKVGMKYPLADYELTPDVAIIDPQFVMTVPKHITADTGMDVLTHAIEAYVSVFASDYTDGLAMKAIQLVFEYLPKAYHNGSDELAREKMHNASTIAGMAFTNAFLGINHSLAHKLGAEFHIPHGRANTIVLPHVIRYNATKPTKFVSFPKYERFIADERYAEIARMLGLPARTTEEGVESLIQAIINLATELGMPLTLEAAGVDKAEFDKKVDWLAERAFEDQCTTANPRYPLISEMADIYRKAF is encoded by the coding sequence ATGGCAGTAAAAGAAAAAACGGTTAAAAATGTCCAAACAATTGAAGAAATCAATACCGTAGAAGAAGTGATCAGTAAGCTGGTCGAAAATGGAAACCAAGCATTAAAAGAATTTATGGAGTTTGATCAAGCTCATATTGATCATATAGTTGAACAAATGGCTGTTGCAGGGTTAGATCAACATATGCCGTTAGCAAAGCTTGCTGTCGAGGAAACTGGACGCGGTGTTTATGAAGATAAAATAATAAAAAATATCTTTGCAACAGAGTACATATTTAACAATATTAAAGAGAATAAAACCGTTGGGTATATTCATGAAAATGAACATGCAGGTACTTATTCAATCGCAGAACCCATTGGAGTGATTGCGGGGGTTACTCCAATAACCAATCCAACATCCACTACGATGTTTAAAGCAATAATCTCGATCAAAACACGAAATCCTATCATTTTTGCCTTCCATCCTTCAGCACAGAAATGCAGCAGTGAAGCCGCACGAGTCTTACGAGATGCAGCGATAGCAGCAGGCGCACCACAAAATTGTATCCAATGGATCGAAAAACCCTCTTTAGAAGCTACTAAATTATTAATGAACCATCCAAATATTTCACTTATATTAGCGACCGGCGGTTCGGGTATGGTTAAATCCGCCTATAGCTCTGGAAAACCTGCACTTGGTGTTGGACCCGGGAACGTTCCTTGCTATATAGAAAAATCCGCAAATATTAAACGAGCGGTAAATGATTTAATTTTATCGAAAACCTTTGATAATGGAATGATTTGTGCTTCAGAGCAGGCCGTTATTATTGATAAAGAAATCTATGCCGATGTTAAAAAAGAAATGCTCGCAAATGATTGTTATTTTTTAAATGAGGAAGAGAAGAAAAAAGTTGAAGCGCTGGTGATTAATGAAAATACATGCGCGGTTAATGCCGAAATCGTCGGAATGCCAGCTGCAAAAATTGCTAGATTAGCTGGCGTATTTGTGCCAGAATCTACTAAAATACTAGTGGCAGAATTGAAGGGTGTCGGCCCGAAATATCCATTATCTCGTGAGAAGCTGAGCCCAGTCCTTGCTTGTTATAAAGTAAATAGCTTAGATGAGGGAATGACAAGAGCTGAAGAAATGCTTACATTCGGTGGATTAGGTCATTCAGCGGTTCTTCATTCAAACGACGATGCCGTTATGAAAGAGTTTGGTACAAGAATGAAGGCAGGGCGGATTATTCTAAATGCACCTTCATCGCAAGGGGCAATCGGAGATATTTATAATGCTTTCATTCCTTCGTTAACACTAGGCTGTGGAAGCTATGGAGGAAATTCAGTATGTGCAAATGTTGGCACCGTGCATTTGGTTAACACAAAAACGATGGCGAAAAGGAATGTGAATATGCAGTGGTTTAAGATTCCACCAAAAATGTTTTTCTATAAACACTCCACACAGTACTTAGCCAAAATGGAAGGAATCTCAAGAGCCCTCATTGTGACTGATCCTGGAATGGTGAAGTTAGGCTATGTTGAAAGAATTCAATACTACTTAAGACAACGCCCAGATTTTGTTCATGTTGATGTTTTTTCTGATGTTGAGCCTGATCCGTCGCTCGATACGGTAGTTAAAGGTGTAGAAAAAATGATCAATTTCCAACCAGATGTGATTATTGCTCTTGGTGGCGGTTCAGCAATGGATGCTGCCAAAGGAATGCGCTTATTCTATGAATATCCAGATACTGATTTCTTTGGATTAAAGCAGAAGTTTTTGGACATCCGTAAAAGGATTGTAAAGTTCCCTCATTCCGGTATTAAAACCAAATTTGTGGCGATTCCAACCACATCGGGCACGGGTTCTGAGGTAACGGCCTTCTCGGTTATTACCGACAAAAAGGTAGGAATGAAATATCCGCTCGCTGATTATGAGTTAACACCAGATGTTGCGATCATTGACCCACAATTTGTGATGACTGTACCGAAGCATATTACAGCCGACACTGGCATGGATGTGTTAACCCATGCGATTGAAGCCTATGTTTCTGTGTTCGCGAGTGATTATACAGATGGATTAGCCATGAAGGCGATCCAGCTCGTTTTTGAATATCTGCCAAAAGCTTACCATAATGGCAGTGATGAATTAGCTCGTGAGAAAATGCATAATGCATCGACGATTGCCGGGATGGCGTTTACGAATGCGTTCCTTGGCATCAATCACAGCTTAGCTCATAAGCTTGGTGCAGAGTTCCATATCCCGCATGGCCGTGCGAACACGATTGTGCTGCCTCATGTTATTCGTTATAATGCGACGAAGCCGACGAAATTTGTGAGTTTCCCTAAATACGAGCGGTTTATTGCTGACGAGCGTTATGCTGAAATCGCACGAATGCTCGGATTACCTGCACGTACGACCGAAGAAGGTGTCGAAAGTCTAATTCAAGCCATTATAAATTTGGCAACGGAGCTAGGTATGCCCCTTACACTAGAGGCTGCAGGTGTAGATAAAGCTGAGTTTGACAAAAAGGTAGATTGGTTGGCAGAACGTGCTTTTGAAGACCAATGTACAACTGCAAACCCTCGCTATCCACTGATTTCAGAGATGGCAGATATTTACCGTAAAGCATTTTAA
- a CDS encoding TIGR01777 family oxidoreductase, with product MKIVIAGGTGFIGKKLTELLLENGHDIVCLTRKAQPSNSRVTYIKWLQHGACPEKEINEADAFINLAGVSINDGRWNESHQKQIYDSRMKATNELLRIIAALAVKPAVLVNASAIGIYPASNVAIYTEDSKEVAADFLGKTVCDWEKKAESVNALGIRPVYMRFGVVLGREGGALPLMVLPYKLFGGGTVGSGRQWVSWVHVQDVVRAIVFALEHQALKGPVNVTAPTQVKMEDFGRTIASVLHRPHWLPVPEFALKMALGKKSALVLEGQHVIPVKLMEEQFAFLFPTLEGALNDLLI from the coding sequence ATGAAAATTGTGATTGCTGGGGGCACTGGGTTTATTGGAAAAAAACTGACCGAGCTTTTGCTTGAAAACGGACATGACATTGTCTGCCTAACAAGGAAAGCACAACCGTCTAATAGTCGAGTCACCTATATTAAATGGCTACAACATGGGGCTTGTCCAGAAAAAGAAATTAACGAAGCAGATGCCTTCATAAATTTAGCTGGAGTTTCGATCAACGATGGTCGCTGGAACGAAAGCCATCAGAAGCAAATTTATGATAGTCGAATGAAAGCAACAAATGAATTATTAAGAATCATTGCTGCATTAGCTGTTAAACCCGCAGTTTTGGTAAATGCCAGTGCTATTGGTATTTATCCCGCATCAAATGTTGCAATTTATACTGAAGATTCGAAGGAGGTAGCAGCGGATTTTCTCGGAAAAACCGTTTGTGATTGGGAAAAGAAAGCAGAAAGCGTGAATGCATTAGGAATTCGTCCTGTGTATATGCGATTTGGAGTTGTTCTCGGAAGAGAGGGTGGAGCACTACCACTTATGGTCCTTCCATATAAACTATTTGGTGGTGGAACGGTAGGATCGGGAAGACAATGGGTGTCCTGGGTTCATGTACAGGATGTGGTTCGTGCCATTGTATTTGCACTGGAACATCAAGCACTGAAGGGTCCAGTAAATGTTACCGCTCCAACCCAGGTTAAGATGGAGGATTTCGGGAGAACGATTGCTTCAGTGTTGCATCGGCCACACTGGTTGCCAGTTCCTGAGTTTGCTCTGAAAATGGCACTCGGAAAGAAAAGTGCTCTCGTTCTGGAAGGGCAGCATGTTATTCCAGTAAAATTAATGGAAGAACAGTTTGCATTTTTGTTTCCGACGCTTGAAGGAGCGTTAAACGATCTTTTAATATAA
- the glpX gene encoding class II fructose-bisphosphatase, whose amino-acid sequence MPNNKEMDIVCTQRLVMDFLAVSQQAAIASYPWIGKGNKHDADGAGTGAMRDRMNQIDMCGVIVIGEGEMDEAPMLYINEELGTKNGPHVDIAVDPVEGTTLMAKGQDNSLAVIAVASRGALLHAPDMYMKKIAVGPKAKGCIDIELPLIDNMVAVANALGKEVQDLTVMIQDRERHNAIIQEVISAGARVKLFSDVDITGAIATAFDEIDVDLVVGIGGAPEGVIAATALKCLGGDFQAVLMPQNQEEWNRCIEMGIPHPDLPLKLEEIVKTDDCFFVATGITDGTFLKGVTKIKESGAMQTHSIVIAGGKMKSSQFVDATFY is encoded by the coding sequence ATGCCAAACAACAAAGAAATGGATATCGTATGTACTCAACGTCTTGTCATGGATTTTCTTGCGGTATCCCAACAAGCAGCGATTGCCTCTTATCCTTGGATAGGTAAAGGAAATAAACATGACGCTGACGGTGCTGGTACCGGTGCGATGCGTGACAGAATGAACCAGATTGATATGTGTGGAGTCATTGTCATCGGTGAAGGCGAAATGGATGAGGCACCGATGCTTTATATTAATGAAGAACTCGGAACGAAAAATGGTCCCCACGTTGACATTGCAGTTGATCCGGTTGAAGGTACGACATTAATGGCAAAAGGACAGGATAACTCCTTGGCAGTCATTGCGGTTGCTTCCCGTGGAGCATTATTACATGCTCCGGATATGTACATGAAAAAAATCGCAGTCGGGCCAAAAGCTAAAGGCTGTATTGATATTGAATTACCATTAATAGACAATATGGTAGCCGTTGCGAATGCACTTGGCAAAGAAGTACAGGATTTAACTGTCATGATTCAAGACCGAGAACGACATAACGCCATCATTCAGGAAGTTATTTCTGCAGGTGCTAGAGTGAAGCTTTTTTCCGATGTCGATATAACGGGTGCAATTGCAACCGCATTTGATGAAATAGATGTTGATCTAGTCGTAGGAATCGGTGGTGCACCAGAAGGAGTCATTGCAGCAACCGCTCTAAAATGCTTAGGTGGAGATTTTCAAGCTGTGCTGATGCCACAAAATCAGGAAGAATGGAATCGTTGTATAGAAATGGGAATTCCCCATCCTGACCTCCCATTGAAGCTCGAAGAAATTGTTAAAACAGATGATTGCTTCTTTGTTGCGACTGGTATTACAGATGGAACCTTTTTAAAGGGTGTTACAAAAATCAAAGAATCCGGTGCGATGCAGACTCATTCAATCGTAATCGCCGGCGGAAAAATGAAAAGCTCACAATTTGTTGACGCAACGTTTTATTAG
- a CDS encoding ABC transporter substrate-binding protein: MKTKLIAILSVLMLVLTACSSTSKESSTSAKTKKENVKIGILQLVEHPSLDAAREGFVDALKDAGYIEGKNLTIDYQNAQGDINNNMTIAQNMVADGSDLIFAITTTSAQAAAKSTKDIPIIFTAITDPVGANLVESLEKPGGNVTGTSDTHPNAIKNTIKSIKEFFPDTKKVGIVYNSGEPNAVTNVENAKKVLKEIGLEPVFASISTSSEVKQAAESLVDRVDVFYVPKDNTVVASLESIIKVANDHDTPTFVGEGDSVKRGTFASYGFEYHDLGYSTGNMAVDVLKGKKPSEIPVGFPETLDLYINKKAAKEEGITLTEAMTKDAKIVGE, translated from the coding sequence ATGAAAACAAAACTAATAGCTATATTAAGTGTTCTAATGCTTGTACTTACAGCTTGTAGTTCAACTAGTAAAGAAAGCAGCACCAGTGCTAAGACAAAAAAGGAAAATGTAAAAATTGGCATCCTTCAACTCGTTGAGCATCCATCGCTAGATGCAGCAAGAGAGGGATTTGTGGATGCACTTAAAGATGCAGGGTACATAGAAGGAAAGAACTTAACGATTGATTATCAGAATGCACAGGGAGATATCAATAACAATATGACGATTGCCCAAAACATGGTGGCAGATGGAAGTGATCTTATTTTTGCGATTACGACCACAAGTGCTCAAGCAGCGGCGAAATCAACTAAGGATATTCCGATTATTTTCACAGCGATTACTGATCCGGTTGGTGCAAATTTAGTTGAAAGCTTAGAAAAGCCAGGTGGAAATGTTACTGGAACGTCAGATACTCATCCAAATGCGATTAAGAATACAATTAAATCGATTAAGGAATTTTTCCCAGATACAAAAAAAGTCGGTATTGTCTATAATTCTGGGGAACCAAATGCCGTTACGAATGTTGAAAACGCCAAAAAAGTGCTAAAGGAAATTGGATTAGAGCCTGTTTTCGCATCGATTTCGACTAGTTCAGAAGTGAAGCAAGCAGCAGAATCATTAGTAGATCGTGTCGATGTGTTCTATGTTCCAAAGGATAATACAGTTGTCGCATCGCTTGAATCTATCATAAAAGTTGCCAATGACCATGATACTCCTACTTTCGTTGGGGAAGGGGATTCTGTTAAACGCGGAACCTTTGCATCTTATGGCTTTGAGTATCATGACCTAGGGTATTCTACTGGTAATATGGCGGTTGATGTTCTTAAAGGTAAGAAACCAAGTGAAATTCCGGTCGGTTTCCCTGAAACGCTAGATTTGTATATCAACAAAAAAGCAGCGAAAGAAGAAGGAATTACCCTTACTGAAGCCATGACGAAGGATGCTAAAATTGTTGGGGAATAA
- a CDS encoding SRPBCC domain-containing protein → MENTLQDIKQTVVMNAPIQKVWEKVATSEGIAAWFMPNDFKAELGHEFHLQSPFGPSPCKVTEIDPPNRLSFTWDKDGWFVTFELKEIEDKTEFTLTHGGWKQADEIIAKANQKASVIRDNMASGWTGILEKLRQLMEN, encoded by the coding sequence ATGGAAAATACACTACAGGACATTAAACAAACAGTTGTCATGAATGCACCTATTCAAAAGGTATGGGAAAAAGTAGCCACATCAGAAGGTATTGCCGCGTGGTTCATGCCCAATGATTTCAAAGCTGAGCTTGGTCATGAATTTCACTTGCAATCCCCTTTCGGCCCCTCTCCATGTAAAGTAACAGAAATCGATCCTCCAAATCGTCTTTCATTTACTTGGGATAAGGATGGTTGGTTTGTCACGTTTGAATTGAAGGAAATAGAGGATAAAACAGAATTTACGTTGACACATGGTGGCTGGAAGCAGGCAGATGAAATCATTGCCAAAGCAAATCAAAAAGCTTCAGTTATCCGCGACAATATGGCATCAGGTTGGACAGGTATTTTAGAAAAACTACGTCAGTTAATGGAGAACTAA
- a CDS encoding MFS transporter, giving the protein MLEMSQNQGSQGTNRQQTGSIFANKIVLAIMTSNFLLQLGIWVRNFAILLYVTDITNNDPLYVSLISVAEFVPIFIFSFIGGTFADRWKPKLTMVWCDILSGISVFAVLLALVYGSWHAIFFATLASAILSQFSMPSAMRLFKRHVPEEQLQSVMAMFQSLMAIFMVVGPMIGTFVYQKYGINVSIAVMGIMFFLSALVLSKLPRDLEKAEKTENNFKKELADGFRYVMSKTVLKVMGGMFAVCGLAVGLIQPLGIFIAIENLGMTKDFLQWLLVANGIGMLVGGGIVMAISKKISPQKLLAIGIFASMIATIGIGWSTSSTLTIVLQVFNGLFFPCIHIGINTLILQNSDEAFVGRVNGVLNPMFMGMMVVGMTLSGLLKTPVTLFGVYLISGALFLIGTLLLIPLIKMKHEEVVGKTAFETRD; this is encoded by the coding sequence ATGTTGGAAATGTCTCAAAATCAAGGAAGCCAAGGCACCAATAGGCAACAAACTGGCAGTATTTTTGCAAATAAAATCGTTTTGGCGATTATGACATCTAATTTTTTATTGCAGCTAGGTATTTGGGTGAGGAACTTTGCGATCCTCCTATACGTAACCGATATTACCAACAATGATCCGCTCTATGTATCGTTAATTTCTGTTGCAGAATTTGTACCAATCTTTATCTTTTCCTTTATTGGTGGTACCTTTGCAGACCGATGGAAACCGAAGTTGACGATGGTATGGTGCGATATTTTATCAGGAATTTCCGTGTTTGCTGTGTTGTTAGCGCTTGTCTATGGATCATGGCATGCGATATTTTTCGCAACCTTGGCATCAGCCATTTTATCACAGTTTTCCATGCCTTCAGCGATGAGATTGTTTAAACGGCATGTTCCAGAAGAGCAGCTTCAATCGGTAATGGCCATGTTTCAATCCTTAATGGCGATTTTTATGGTGGTTGGACCAATGATTGGCACATTTGTATATCAGAAATATGGAATTAACGTTTCGATTGCTGTCATGGGCATTATGTTCTTCTTATCTGCCTTAGTTTTATCAAAATTACCTCGCGACCTTGAAAAAGCAGAAAAAACGGAGAACAACTTTAAGAAAGAGCTTGCAGATGGATTCCGTTATGTTATGTCAAAGACCGTTCTCAAAGTTATGGGCGGAATGTTTGCAGTATGTGGTTTAGCGGTAGGTCTTATCCAACCGCTTGGGATTTTTATTGCGATTGAAAATCTTGGTATGACCAAAGATTTTCTACAGTGGCTCCTCGTTGCCAATGGTATAGGGATGTTAGTCGGTGGTGGCATCGTTATGGCGATTTCAAAGAAAATTTCACCGCAAAAATTACTTGCAATTGGTATTTTCGCTAGTATGATTGCTACGATTGGGATTGGCTGGTCCACTAGTTCTACCCTCACCATCGTTTTACAGGTTTTTAATGGGCTATTCTTCCCATGCATCCACATCGGCATCAACACTCTCATTCTTCAAAATTCTGATGAGGCATTTGTCGGCCGGGTTAATGGTGTGCTAAATCCGATGTTTATGGGCATGATGGTCGTGGGAATGACTCTTTCCGGTCTCCTCAAAACGCCGGTTACATTATTTGGTGTTTATTTAATTTCTGGAGCTTTATTCTTGATTGGAACGCTTCTGTTAATTCCATTGATTAAAATGAAGCATGAAGAGGTTGTTGGTAAGACAGCTTTTGAAACAAGGGACTAG
- a CDS encoding aspartyl-phosphate phosphatase Spo0E family protein yields the protein MEGLLTVNLCDLQNKIESLKNRMIDTGLKHGLNHGKTIQISQELDALIFEYQHLIRN from the coding sequence ATGGAAGGCTTATTGACTGTTAATCTATGTGATCTGCAAAATAAAATTGAGTCTTTAAAGAATCGAATGATTGATACAGGACTTAAGCATGGCCTTAACCATGGCAAAACGATTCAGATCAGCCAAGAGCTTGATGCATTAATCTTTGAATATCAGCATTTAATTCGTAATTAA
- a CDS encoding YdcF family protein, whose protein sequence is MNKNKRIKKMLIILFCFAIIYFGFLQFKISQYSHLGVPDNVDYLIVLGARVKGTTPSLALEERIASAADYLKKNKDTFVIASGGQGAGEDISEAESIKQELMKRGIDKSRIKLEDRSTSTYENIKFSKALLPSSAKSGLIVTNNFHLYRALLIAEDYGLTISGIPAKTPLIAIPKSFSREYLAITKYYLMKIID, encoded by the coding sequence TTGAATAAGAATAAAAGGATCAAAAAGATGCTGATCATACTATTTTGCTTTGCTATTATCTATTTCGGGTTTTTACAATTTAAAATTTCCCAATATAGCCATTTAGGTGTGCCTGATAATGTCGATTATCTGATCGTACTTGGGGCAAGGGTTAAGGGTACCACTCCTTCATTGGCTCTTGAGGAACGTATTGCTAGTGCAGCTGATTATTTGAAGAAAAACAAGGATACATTTGTGATTGCATCAGGAGGACAAGGAGCCGGTGAGGACATTTCAGAGGCTGAATCAATTAAACAAGAGTTGATGAAGCGCGGCATTGACAAATCTAGAATTAAACTAGAAGACCGCTCAACCAGTACCTATGAAAATATTAAATTTTCTAAAGCACTCCTCCCTAGTAGTGCAAAATCAGGATTGATTGTCACAAATAATTTCCACCTATACCGTGCTCTATTGATTGCGGAGGATTACGGACTAACCATCTCGGGGATTCCTGCCAAAACACCACTGATTGCGATTCCAAAATCCTTTTCTCGCGAGTATTTGGCTATTACGAAGTACTATTTAATGAAGATAATAGATTAG
- a CDS encoding HAD family phosphatase, whose product MEKAFIFDMDGVVINSEPMHERIELDVATKYFSINIDQKRMKKYVGMRSMDVWESIIKEDGLDLRAEQIVEVADKEKVKYIEQNELQPIDGIRELLNKLKDLNYRIALASSSPKEFIEAVLNKFEILSFFDTIVNGDEVEHGKPAPDIFLEAARRLNVLPKNCTILEDSNNGVDAGNSAGMRTIAYVNPDSGNLDLSKANQIVKSVRDVLSFV is encoded by the coding sequence ATGGAGAAAGCATTTATTTTTGATATGGACGGCGTAGTAATTAACAGTGAGCCGATGCACGAACGAATTGAACTGGACGTTGCGACGAAATATTTTTCCATAAACATTGATCAAAAACGAATGAAGAAATATGTGGGTATGCGCTCGATGGATGTTTGGGAGTCGATTATTAAAGAGGATGGGCTCGACTTAAGAGCTGAACAAATTGTCGAAGTGGCCGATAAAGAAAAAGTGAAATACATAGAGCAAAATGAACTACAACCGATTGATGGAATACGTGAGCTTCTTAATAAGCTAAAAGATTTAAATTACCGTATTGCATTGGCCTCGTCATCTCCAAAGGAATTTATTGAGGCTGTACTGAATAAATTTGAAATTCTCTCCTTTTTTGACACAATCGTAAATGGAGATGAAGTTGAGCATGGAAAGCCTGCTCCGGATATCTTTTTAGAGGCAGCAAGAAGATTAAATGTTCTTCCTAAAAACTGCACAATCCTTGAAGATTCAAATAACGGTGTCGATGCCGGGAATAGCGCAGGAATGAGAACCATTGCTTATGTCAATCCTGATTCAGGAAACCTTGATTTATCTAAGGCAAACCAGATTGTTAAGTCTGTTAGAGACGTATTAAGCTTTGTTTAG